One Panicum virgatum strain AP13 chromosome 3N, P.virgatum_v5, whole genome shotgun sequence DNA segment encodes these proteins:
- the LOC120667836 gene encoding F-box protein At3g07870-like: MAPAGPRSPARKRIKTAPGVTLPPDMLFEVFLNLPASSVCRFRAVCRSWRAVLSGRSFLAAHTARRGPLLLAAGPYRSCPRSWHVDLVDLAGTVARRTRTPEAEGGAKELLTCGDLACLVGADDGIARVLDPATGAVTVLPHGLSEENKVAEGWGRRESFHVVAYAFGRVSSTGEYKLLRLVRLLRYTPARGGGLLAEVLTLDGDARWRSRRSPPVIVAADSMVVVDGIVYFLAAQIEQLPFFVNNRVSGQPGSIASFNLETEEWMPIIRGSLNGRRQGNPPELMLQQEPPLLTLAELNGFLVTVHSDRHQLFIHGSMVSDGLQTGNLGEKIQHSA; this comes from the coding sequence ATGGCGCCGGCAGGACCACGATCCCCAGCGAGGAAGCGGATCAAGACGGCCCCCGGCGTCACCCTGCCGCCGGACATGCTGTTCGAGGTCTTCCTGAACCTGCCGGCCAGCTCGGTCTGCCGCTTCCGCGCCGTCTGCCGCTCGTGGCGCGCGGTCCTCTCCGGCCGGAGCTTCCTCGCCGCCCACACGGCCCGCCGGGgcccgctcctcctcgccgccggcccgtaCCGCAGCTGCCCGCGCTCGTGGCACGTCGACCTCGTGGACCTCGCCGGCACCGTCGCGAGGCGGACGAGGACGCCcgaggcggagggcggcgcCAAGGAGCTCCTCACGTGCGGCGACCTGGCCTGCCTCGTCGGGGCCGACGACGGCATAGCCCGGGTGCTCGACCCGGCCACCGGCGCCGTGACCGTGCTGCCACATGGCCTCTCGGAGGAGAACAAGGTAGCGGAAGGGTGGGGCCGCCGCGAGAGCTTCCACGTGGTCGCGTACGCGTTCGGCCGCGTCTCCTCGACGGGGGAGTACAAGCTGCTCCGCCTCGTCCGTCTCCTTCGTTACAcgccggcccgcggcggcgggctgctggCCGAGGTCCTCACCCTCGACGGCGACGCGAGGTGGAGGAGCAGGCGGAGCCCCCCGGTCATCGTCGCCGCAGATTCCATGGTGGTCGTCGACGGCATCGTGTACTTCTTGGCGGCTCAGATCGAGCAGCTCCCTTTCTTCGTCAATAATAGAGTCAGCGGGCAGCCAGGATCCATAGCTTCGTTCAACCTCGAGACGGAGGAGTGGATGCCGATTATCCGGGGATCACTGAACGGCCGTCGTCAGGGCAACCCGCCGGAGCTGATGCTCCAGCAAGAACCGCCATTGCTGACCTTAGCAGAGCTGAACGGCTTCTTGGTTACAGTTCACAGTGACCGTCATCAGTTATTCATTCATGGATCTATGGTTTCTGATGGACTCCAAACAGGAAACCTGGGTGAAAAGATACAGCATTCGGCTTGA